Genomic window (candidate division WOR-3 bacterium):
TTGGCATCTAAACTATCGACGGGCGCATAATCAATCGGTCTGGCTCCAAACTCTTCTATCATCTTTTTAGCCGTCAAAAAATGGTCTCTTATCGGACAAGGTCTTAACCAATCACCGCTAACCTTTCCGCCCGATAAAAACCCATAACCCTTCTGCCAATCTCTTATCGCCTTGAAAAAAGGTGTAAATAAAACATCATTTATCGTCCCACCTTGATTGTAAATATCTATTATATTACTCACCGCATACGGGAAAAAAACACAAGGCGCACAATCCCCATGCCAATTAATATGAAAATATCCACCCTCCCTTCCACCAGCAATACAACCATGCGAAGTAGTTCCGTGATTCCAGAAATCGGCAAGCATTATCTTCTTCTTCCTTACTATCTCCCAACTCCTCTGCCACATCCATACCCGCTGCTTCGGCGTCGGCATTAAACTCGGATCCGCATCTCGACCAATCG
Coding sequences:
- a CDS encoding radical SAM protein — protein: IGRDADPSLMPTPKQRVWMWQRSWEIVRKKKIMLADFWNHGTTSHGCIAGGREGGYFHINWHGDCAPCVFFPYAVSNIIDIYNQGGTINDVLFTPFFKAIRDWQKGYGFLSGGKVSGDWLRPCPIRDHFLTAKKMIEEFGARPIDYAPVDSLDAKEYVEKMANYDKELENLTKPIWENIYLNHRVKK